ACAATATTCATCCCAATGGCTGGTAGCATCACACCCCGAAATAGCAATTCTTCACTCAAGCCTGGTAGCAATCCTACCCAAATTAAGTCTGACCACAGCAAGGGCTTCAGGACAAATTCCAAGTAAAAATCAGCACTACGGCGGTAGGCAGGCCAAAGGCGATAGACAAGGGAACTAGCAGCGGTGATGGCTAGTCCCATAACGATTCCCAGCGGTAAGGCTGTTGTAGTCCAGCGCAAAGGTAACAAGGCTACCGAGCCAAATTGCAACCATAGCCTGGCAACTAGCCACAATAAGACGGCAGTAACACCCATCGCCACAAGAATTTGTATGCGTGTTAGAGGTTGAATTTTTGGATCGGGCTTTTTCTGTTCAGTCACAAGAAGGGGCTAGGAGTTAGGGGTTAGGGATTAGGGGGAGAGGAAATTTCTGTTGTGGATAGGCAGTGCAGAGATGGAAGATTTGGGCTAAGGGTATCTGGGCTAATGCCTGCTTTATGGGCAACTAAAACGCCTAGAGCCTCCAAATAAGAGTTTACCTGCTTTGCTTTAATTCCTAGCGGTTCTGGAAGAACTTGCATCTGGGTTTGATTTTCCCGGACGGTAATAATCTGCACTGGTAACTGGCTCAAACTTAATAAAGCGCTACTCCCGCAAGCCGTGGCTGGTACAACTACGGCATCAACTTGATCGGCCCAAATATCGTTGTGAGATGGGAAGTTGCACGCTTCTACAACGAATCGGGGGGCGCGACTTAGACCAACTAGAACGCTGGGTAAGAAAGTATAGCCCAATTCCTCAGCAGCTGAGCGTGGAGATAGATCTGGGTCAAGGGGAAGGGGTGATAAAGCAGGAGAATGGGCGCATGGAATCTGAAAGGTTCTGACTATTAGATGGCTAATAATGGCTTCTGCACCCGCCAGCGGATCAACGCCTTGACCGTGGCGATAGCTTTGTAGTGCTTCACTATCAATATCATCCGGAAAGCGAACAACGACTGCGATCGCTTCTGCCTCAGCTTTGTTAATCAATACTTCAGCTGCGCGTAATAAACTATCTGGATTGTCAATCGTCCCCCAGCTAGATCCTGATGCTGAGCTTCGTAACTGTACTTGTAAGGGTGCATCCGTGATGACGTAATCGGTCAGATTTAATCCTAGAGTCGCTCTGGCTGCATCTGCTGCTTGCAGTTGTCGCAGTCGCAAGTCTGGTTCAATTGATTGGTCAAGAATTAAACCTACACGGTTTTGATGTACTGGTCGCAGTCCCCAGCATTTTGCGGCAAATTTGTCAAGTCCATAGCCTTCGACATATAAAGCATTGGGCAAAGGCCAATATAATTGAGCGCCGTTGAGGACGTTAGGGTGAGTAATCAGGCGGTCGGCAACAGAGGCGATCGCTCTGGCAACTGGCAACGCATCTCCGGCATAACCTCCAATTGCTGCCCCAATGCCAGTGGGTACAATTAAGATAACTGTGTAGGGACGATGATTCACGCTAGGGCAGCTCTGATTGAAGAGGACACGGGGACGCGGGGAAAATCACGGATGAATCTGGGGGATTCGAGCTTTCAAATCTCAAATTCAGAGTGAGTAGTGGCAATTGGTAAATACTCGCTACTCATTTTCTGGGTGACGACAGCTTCAATAGTAGCTTTTTGCCGTTCAATATCTACATAGGTAACTGCCCAACGTAGTGGTTCTCCCTGTTTTTGCAATTCGTCTTCTATCGCATGGTGTAGTTGAGCAGGTGTTGCTTGAAGGTCAATTTCAGCCGTAATAAAGTGTGTAATCATCGTTAGTCATTCTCTCTCATCTTTACAAGATTACTGAGTTTAACAAAGGCTGCAATACTAGAGAATATTGCTGCAAATAGTTCATCTGTACTATTCGTTCTCATGGTAGGGGAAGATTTAAACTCGATGTCTTACGAGCCGCTGCACCACAAATATCGCCCCCAAACTTTTGCCGATTTGGTCGGTCAGGAGGCGATCGCTACTACCCTTACCAACGCTATCCGCACAGCAAAAATTGCTCCTGCCTATTTGTTCACCGGTCCTAGAGGTACGGGCAAAACTTCCAGTGCTCGGATTTTAGCCAAGTCACTCAACTGCCTGAAGGAGAACAAGCCAACCGCTCAACCGTGTGGTGTCTGTGATGTTTGTAAGGGAATCGCCAAAGGTTCCGCTTTGGATGTAATTGAAATTGATGCTGCTAGCAACACTGGCGTTGACAATATCAGGGAGATTATCGAACGCTCCCAATTTGCTCCAGTACAGTGTCGCTACAAGGTGTATGCGATCGATGAATGCCACATGCTCAGCTCTGCCGCTTTCAATGCCTTATTGAAGACATTAGAAGAGCCACCCGATCGCGTCGTATTTGTTTTAGCTACAACTGACCCCCAGCGGGTATTGCCGACGATTATCTCTCGATGTCAACGGTTTGACTTCCGCAGGATAGCTTTAGAAGCAATGGTAGCTCATTTGAGGAAAATTGCTACCCAAGAAAACATCAACATTACCCCAGACGGATTGCAGCTAGTGGCTCAAGTGGCTCAAGGCGGATTGCGGGATGCTGAAAGTCTGCTCGATCAGCTCAGTTTATTATCAAGTCAAGTGACTGTAGAGCGGGTTTGGGATTTGGTCGGTTCTGTTGCTGAGCCAGATTTAATGGAATTGCTAGAGGCGATCGCCCAAATCAACCCGGAAGGTTTACTTGACTGCGCTCGGAGAATCATGGAGCGAGGTCGGGAACCTCTAACTCTGCTCCAGAATCTCGCTGGTTTCTACCGAGATTTGCTCATTGCCAAAACCGCACCCAGCCGTAGCGATTTAGTTGCTGTCACACCTCTGACGTGGAAAGCGTTGTGTGAACAAGCCAATAAGTGGGAGATTTCCAGCATTTTAGCTGGGCAACAGCACTTGGCAAAAAGCGAACTTCAAGTCAAAACTACTACTCAGCCGCGCCTGTGGTTGGAAGTAACGCTGCTAGGATTATTACCGGCGGCAAAGGACGGACAGCACTCACCTGTTAGCACTCAATCCACTACAACAGACTCTACTGCGCGCCCAACACAGCCACCAGCGACCCCAACTACCCCAGTTAACCATGTCACTAATGGAATTGACGACAATCAAAGGCAACTACCGCCGCCAGAGCAGGTAGTAGAACCGGTTACCTCACCGCTCCCAGTCAATCACGATCTTCCAGAGCCCAGTAGCGATCGCATCTCTCTTCCTCATCCACCAGCTAAAGCGGAGCCACTAGCCACCACATCTCAGACAGATGTGGCAGAAAAACTTGACCTAAACCAAATTTGGCAACAGATGCTAGAGTGTCTCCCACTGCCAAGTCAAGCTCTTTTTAGAGAACACGGACGCCTGTTAGCTATTAACGGACAACAAGCTCAAATCGGAATTCGTTCTCAAAATCTAGCTAAGATTGCTCAGAACAAACTGGCGGATGTTGAAGCAGCTTTTCAGAAAGTCTGCCAATTCAAGGTGAAGGTGCGCTTGGAGATCACGATGGCGAATCAGCCTCATAACACTGTCCAGGAGCCAGCTATGGCTTTTATGCCACAGACATCGCCTGCTACTGATACTAAAAATTCGCCACAAATAACTGAAGCCAATCCTAGTCTCACAGCAACCCAGCCTCAATCTAGAATTCCTGTAGAGGAGCCAACTACCTCCATTTCAGCATCCCCAAACATGGATGTAGCAACATCTACTCCTACCTCTGTTGAATGGGATGACGACGAAGTAGCGATCTCGGCTCAACGACTTGCTGATTTTTTTAAGGGCGAGATTGTCAGGCTTCAAGATGAACCAACCTTTGCTCAACCGATAGAAAGAAGCAGCCTACCGCCGCAGGCTGCCTCTGAATGGTACGATGCTGATGCTGAAGGAGAAGCGGACATCGATTTTTAATGGTTTCCTTGATGGACGGTTTTGACCCATTTCAGCCGCTTTGGTCGCACTGACATGCGAGCGGTAGTACTAGTCATTACCACTAACCAGTGGAACATATAGAGGGTGCCACGCAGCGTCTGGAGTAGAGTCACGAAGAATGTAGAAACGCGAATCTTATCTTTACGAGTCTGCTTTAGACCCATAAACATCCACACCATTGACATTGACACGGTCAAACCAGTAACTGGACTCAACATTGGCGCTCGATGCCTGGCGATCGCCATGAGTAAATCTGGTACCCCTGCAATTGGTAAGACGTACTGGATCAGCAAAAATATCAGCAGATCGAAGGTTTTGCCTGTTCCCATCCGGTTGCGGACAATTAGCTGCCAATAATCCAAATAACGCTGATATCCCCCTTCTGCCCAGCGGTTGCGCTGATGCCACAGTGCGATCGCACTGGTTACACCCTCTTCTTCCACTGCTGGAAAGCGGAGAAACTCAATGTCCCACTGCTCTAGATGCAAGCGTAAAGCAAGATCCAGATCGTCAGTGATCGTTTCCTCATTCCAGCCGCCGCAACTAGCCAACGCCTTTCGCCGCACAAATTGACCATTGCCTCGGAGGTCGCCAACCCCACCAATGGCAATCCGCTGCTGCTGGTAATAAGAGTCCAGCGCCATTTCTGCTACCTGACCCTGCGTCCAGAAATTCTCTGAGGCGTTGGCGATCGCTTTTCGCACCTGTACTGCCCCTACCGAGCGCCGTTTAAACAACGGTAGCACCTGCCGCAGTAAATCTGAGGATACCTGAGCATCCGCATCAAACACCGCCAAAATTTCTCCCTGTGTCAGCGGCAACACCTGATTTAGTGCCCCCGACTTACCTCCACCAGCTCCAGCCAACCGACGCAGTACTTTGAGGTTGCTGTATTGCTTTGAGAGATGTTCTAAAATTACTGGCGTTCTGTCAGTGCTATTATCGTCAATTACCCAAACTTCATACTTATCATTTGGGTAGTCTTGGTTACAAAGCCTCCTGACTAAGTTGCTAATTACTGCTTCTTCATTTTTTGCTGCGACTAGCAGGGAGACAGAGGGAAAATCGGCGATTCTATCATCTGATAGCTGTTCTGGTCGGCTTCGAGGTCGAGCGAAGACGATGCGCAAGGCATGAATCCCGAACATCGTAGTCAGACCATACACAAACCAAGATCCCCAAGAAACTAAATGCAGGGCAATTGTGCCACTCCAGACAATTGTTAAAACGAGCGCCGCTTTACGTCTACGACCTGCATAGGATGATTTTAGAGACGTTGCATCCAACGCCTCTACCGCTGACTCCTCCTCTGATAGGTCAGATAACAGAGAACTGAGCGCGTCTAGCTCGTTATAAGAATCGTTTTCGGGCCAGGAATTCGCTGGCATAGCTTACTTGATTCAACCACCAGTATTTGTCTACACCCATAAAGAAGCTGGGAATTAGATAACACTAAACTGTGCAGCCTTCACAAACCGACAACTTACCTTGAGATTCCCTCTACTTTTCTACCTCTTTCGACTGGCGATAGAGGTCGTACAGCTGCCCATTAATGGGTAAACCCGTTTGGACAAAGTGGTAGCAGGGTAAAAGTAGTGGGTCATGAGAAATTGCAATCACAGCCTCCACCGCTTTACAGCGAGGATTTTTAGTGTCACAGCCCCCAGCTTCAATAAAGGCCAATGCTGCTCTATTGTACCTGACATTTTTATGCTTCTGGACACTTACTTGCATTGCCGCCATTTTGTCAGTTTATGGGAATACTATAGATCAGCAAACAAGGGGATAAGGAGACAAAGAATATCAAAGTATGTCTATCCAGCAACTGCAACCCGCTAACCAGCAAGATATGAGGATCTATCTGCCTTACTTCCAGGGCAACAAGCGCAATATGCTACCCTTAGCCATCAGTCTCTATAAAAAAGGAGTTCTGGAGGGCAAGCGCAAGATTGAAGGCGGCGATAGCATTCCTTTTATCACTACTTGGAATGTCTCTACTTTACCCGCAGATCTGATCCGTTGCCGGATGCAGTTTGATGGCAATGCAGATTTAAGTTATGAGATGTTAATTCAAAGTTCAGAGTTTATTGATTTTTTAATTGATGTCATCCTGAACTTTCAACGCACGCGCATTACAGACTTTTCCAAAGCTTTTTACCGAAAACTGTTACGGATAGATGATTGAGTCGAGCAGGGGAAGCAGAGGAATTAAATATATTACCTTCTGCTCAATCAGGAAGTTGGACTTAAAATAAAAAGACCGGGTATTTGGTTCCAAGGTTGAAATTAGTAGGAGTGAGCGTGTGCTAAAAGCCGCTAAATATTTGCTGATTGGGTCAACCGAAGCTTATAGCGGTAAGTCTGCGACTATACTGGGTTTGTCTTATCAGCTTCAACAACAAGGTTTGGATATTGCCTACGGGAAACCGCTGGGTAACTATTTGGGTGAATCCCAGACAGCGATCGTAGAGGCGGATGTTCAGTTTGTGGCACAGCTGCTTAACCTGCCGCAGAATCGACTACTGCCAACTATCCTAGCTCTGGACGAAGTAACCATCCGAAAACGCTTACGTAATGAGGATCGGAGTGATTACCGTCAGTTGCTGACGCAATATCTCCAAATGCCAGGAGGCGATTTAGTGTTGTTGGAAGGTGCCGGTACCTTAGAAGAG
This window of the Chroococcidiopsis sp. CCMEE 29 genome carries:
- a CDS encoding CPBP family intramembrane glutamic endopeptidase translates to MTEQKKPDPKIQPLTRIQILVAMGVTAVLLWLVARLWLQFGSVALLPLRWTTTALPLGIVMGLAITAASSLVYRLWPAYRRSADFYLEFVLKPLLWSDLIWVGLLPGLSEELLFRGVMLPAIGMNIVGIIASSLCFGILHLGGSHQWPYVVWATTVGLLFGYSAVATGNLLVPIVAHVCTNLVSSCLWKLDRS
- a CDS encoding DUF3326 domain-containing protein, with product MNHRPYTVILIVPTGIGAAIGGYAGDALPVARAIASVADRLITHPNVLNGAQLYWPLPNALYVEGYGLDKFAAKCWGLRPVHQNRVGLILDQSIEPDLRLRQLQAADAARATLGLNLTDYVITDAPLQVQLRSSASGSSWGTIDNPDSLLRAAEVLINKAEAEAIAVVVRFPDDIDSEALQSYRHGQGVDPLAGAEAIISHLIVRTFQIPCAHSPALSPLPLDPDLSPRSAAEELGYTFLPSVLVGLSRAPRFVVEACNFPSHNDIWADQVDAVVVPATACGSSALLSLSQLPVQIITVRENQTQMQVLPEPLGIKAKQVNSYLEALGVLVAHKAGISPDTLSPNLPSLHCLSTTEISSPPNP
- a CDS encoding DNA polymerase III subunit gamma/tau, coding for MSYEPLHHKYRPQTFADLVGQEAIATTLTNAIRTAKIAPAYLFTGPRGTGKTSSARILAKSLNCLKENKPTAQPCGVCDVCKGIAKGSALDVIEIDAASNTGVDNIREIIERSQFAPVQCRYKVYAIDECHMLSSAAFNALLKTLEEPPDRVVFVLATTDPQRVLPTIISRCQRFDFRRIALEAMVAHLRKIATQENINITPDGLQLVAQVAQGGLRDAESLLDQLSLLSSQVTVERVWDLVGSVAEPDLMELLEAIAQINPEGLLDCARRIMERGREPLTLLQNLAGFYRDLLIAKTAPSRSDLVAVTPLTWKALCEQANKWEISSILAGQQHLAKSELQVKTTTQPRLWLEVTLLGLLPAAKDGQHSPVSTQSTTTDSTARPTQPPATPTTPVNHVTNGIDDNQRQLPPPEQVVEPVTSPLPVNHDLPEPSSDRISLPHPPAKAEPLATTSQTDVAEKLDLNQIWQQMLECLPLPSQALFREHGRLLAINGQQAQIGIRSQNLAKIAQNKLADVEAAFQKVCQFKVKVRLEITMANQPHNTVQEPAMAFMPQTSPATDTKNSPQITEANPSLTATQPQSRIPVEEPTTSISASPNMDVATSTPTSVEWDDDEVAISAQRLADFFKGEIVRLQDEPTFAQPIERSSLPPQAASEWYDADAEGEADIDF
- a CDS encoding glycosyltransferase family 2 protein gives rise to the protein MPANSWPENDSYNELDALSSLLSDLSEEESAVEALDATSLKSSYAGRRRKAALVLTIVWSGTIALHLVSWGSWFVYGLTTMFGIHALRIVFARPRSRPEQLSDDRIADFPSVSLLVAAKNEEAVISNLVRRLCNQDYPNDKYEVWVIDDNSTDRTPVILEHLSKQYSNLKVLRRLAGAGGGKSGALNQVLPLTQGEILAVFDADAQVSSDLLRQVLPLFKRRSVGAVQVRKAIANASENFWTQGQVAEMALDSYYQQQRIAIGGVGDLRGNGQFVRRKALASCGGWNEETITDDLDLALRLHLEQWDIEFLRFPAVEEEGVTSAIALWHQRNRWAEGGYQRYLDYWQLIVRNRMGTGKTFDLLIFLLIQYVLPIAGVPDLLMAIARHRAPMLSPVTGLTVSMSMVWMFMGLKQTRKDKIRVSTFFVTLLQTLRGTLYMFHWLVVMTSTTARMSVRPKRLKWVKTVHQGNH
- the ebsA gene encoding type IV pilus biogenesis protein EbsA gives rise to the protein MSIQQLQPANQQDMRIYLPYFQGNKRNMLPLAISLYKKGVLEGKRKIEGGDSIPFITTWNVSTLPADLIRCRMQFDGNADLSYEMLIQSSEFIDFLIDVILNFQRTRITDFSKAFYRKLLRIDD